The Desulfovibrio legallii genome has a window encoding:
- a CDS encoding MBOAT family O-acyltransferase — protein sequence MLFNSYSFLLLFLPLLLVSWRLAATYAPARLGLVLLLFSVVFYGLWGLPFLVLLAVILGMNYMFAQALAPAPAPQEDDPAAACSTGDGPAACPRCHLSRRALLVTALICNLLPLLWFKYSGFFAHNLAALLHVQWQFTPPGLPLGISFYTFIQIAWLVSVYRGQVRPAGLGRHLLFSSCFPYVISGPIVRYEQLGPQLDALHGSTAEGLARGFSLFTLGLVKKALLADTLALWADAVFNAAEKGFPLSGAEAWLGSLCYTFQLYFDFSGYTDMALGLGLMLGLRLPENFDSPYKSTGIVDFWRRWHITLGAWLRDFLYIPLGGNRHGKLKQYRNLFLTMLIGGAWHGAGWTFIIWGALHGAMLSVNHFFRARIKGRPLERIMASPPLRVCCIAVTFFCLNFCWVIFRAVSLEGAGRVYTAMFRGPFTRAAAGLDPDLTGLTGLAAVTARWLPNNYFQGWLPLVMLLLCFVLVWAFPNSGEMLHGRRDGSLPRPAWRPSAGWAAGLAVLAFAALILVSRKATFLYFQF from the coding sequence ATGCTTTTTAATTCCTACAGTTTTCTCCTGCTTTTTCTACCGCTTCTGCTGGTCAGCTGGCGGCTGGCGGCAACCTACGCGCCGGCCCGCCTGGGACTTGTTCTGCTGCTGTTTTCCGTGGTCTTTTACGGGCTTTGGGGCCTGCCCTTTCTGGTGCTGCTGGCGGTCATCCTGGGCATGAACTACATGTTTGCCCAGGCTCTTGCGCCTGCCCCCGCGCCCCAGGAGGACGACCCTGCGGCCGCCTGCTCCACAGGGGACGGCCCCGCCGCCTGCCCGCGTTGCCACCTGAGCCGTCGGGCGCTGCTGGTCACAGCCTTGATCTGCAACCTGCTGCCCCTGCTCTGGTTCAAGTATTCGGGCTTTTTCGCCCACAACCTGGCTGCTCTGCTGCATGTGCAATGGCAGTTCACGCCGCCGGGCCTGCCCCTCGGCATTTCATTCTATACCTTCATCCAGATTGCCTGGCTGGTAAGCGTCTACCGGGGGCAGGTGCGGCCCGCCGGTCTGGGACGGCACTTGCTGTTTTCCTCCTGCTTTCCCTATGTCATTTCCGGCCCCATCGTGCGCTATGAACAGCTGGGGCCGCAGCTGGACGCTCTGCACGGCTCTACGGCCGAAGGTCTGGCCAGGGGCTTCAGCCTGTTCACCCTGGGGCTGGTCAAAAAAGCGCTCTTGGCCGACACCCTGGCCCTCTGGGCCGACGCCGTGTTCAACGCGGCGGAAAAGGGCTTTCCCTTAAGCGGGGCCGAAGCCTGGCTGGGCTCGCTCTGCTATACCTTTCAGCTCTATTTCGACTTTTCCGGCTATACGGATATGGCCCTGGGTCTGGGCCTTATGCTGGGCCTGCGCCTGCCGGAAAACTTCGACTCCCCCTACAAATCCACGGGCATCGTGGACTTCTGGCGGCGCTGGCACATTACGCTGGGCGCATGGCTGCGCGATTTTCTCTACATTCCCCTGGGCGGCAACCGCCACGGCAAACTCAAGCAGTACCGCAACCTCTTCCTGACCATGCTTATCGGCGGGGCCTGGCACGGAGCGGGCTGGACCTTCATTATCTGGGGCGCGCTGCACGGGGCCATGCTGAGCGTCAACCATTTCTTCCGCGCACGCATTAAAGGACGGCCCCTGGAACGGATCATGGCCTCGCCGCCCCTGCGGGTCTGCTGCATTGCAGTGACCTTTTTCTGCCTCAATTTCTGCTGGGTGATTTTCCGCGCCGTAAGCCTGGAAGGGGCCGGGCGCGTTTACACGGCCATGTTCCGTGGCCCCTTTACCCGCGCCGCCGCCGGGCTGGATCCAGACCTGACGGGGCTCACGGGGCTGGCGGCCGTGACGGCGCGCTGGCTGCCCAACAATTACTTTCAGGGCTGGCTGCCCCTGGTCATGCTGCTGCTCTGTTTTGTGCTGGTCTGGGCCTTTCCCAACAGCGGCGAGATGCTTCACGGCCGCCGCGACGGCTCCTTGCCCCGTCCAGCCTGGCGGCCTTCTGCCGGCTGGGCCGCAGGGTTGGCCGTGCTGGCTTTTGCCGCGCTTATTCTGGTTTCGCGCAAGGCCACCTTTCTCTACTTCCAATTCTAG
- a CDS encoding tetratricopeptide repeat protein: protein MRLLHHATKDHLPVTALVLTVALTAALVMTPHAAPALTAPAVAQPTLASPAVPAPRAPATAAPGAPATPQRANVATPTAPDAPGQTAPAAVSGPTAPRAVALQTPTQPTRPKGTKKRSQGRKQNKAAAAAAGTAGAVGAGAQVKEPKEAPATPAQKAVQAYAEGDYATARRIWENLAAAGDGLAMNNLGVLYDQGQGVEPDTGRALHWFAQSAKTGDPAGMSNYGRVLEQGRGIPANPEEAARWFDLAARKGQPVAQYNLGMLYELGRGVPKDLKAAAAWYSRAAAQQQTEALSRLGQFYRAGLGVPQNRMRATLLLYAAAMQGEAGAVRALEEMAAEEPARPAAVLFGLRLDATDRPTVRDALRRAGATPKREDDAHICDIYAAERVAPGASQLAVCYGPGDPAPLGFLELDYLAPNKKTARQIVSMVSQRMGQPSASEGEDAQLWNLGTVVVATRYEPARRLMSLMYMVPKVYHLTRQD from the coding sequence ATGCGGTTGCTCCATCACGCTACGAAGGACCACCTGCCGGTTACGGCTCTGGTCTTGACCGTTGCCCTGACCGCCGCCCTGGTCATGACCCCGCACGCCGCTCCGGCGCTGACCGCGCCCGCTGTCGCCCAGCCCACACTGGCCTCCCCGGCCGTGCCCGCGCCCCGCGCGCCCGCAACCGCCGCCCCTGGCGCTCCCGCCACGCCGCAAAGGGCAAACGTCGCCACGCCCACGGCTCCCGACGCGCCCGGTCAGACAGCCCCGGCCGCCGTATCCGGCCCCACTGCGCCCCGCGCCGTGGCCCTGCAAACCCCGACCCAGCCCACAAGACCCAAGGGCACCAAAAAGCGCTCCCAGGGACGAAAGCAGAACAAAGCCGCCGCTGCCGCCGCGGGCACAGCGGGAGCCGTGGGCGCGGGCGCTCAGGTCAAAGAACCCAAAGAGGCCCCCGCCACCCCAGCCCAAAAGGCCGTACAGGCCTATGCCGAAGGCGACTACGCCACGGCCCGCCGCATCTGGGAAAATCTGGCCGCCGCCGGCGACGGTCTGGCCATGAACAATCTTGGCGTCCTCTACGATCAGGGACAGGGAGTGGAACCGGATACAGGCCGCGCCCTGCACTGGTTTGCGCAGTCCGCCAAAACCGGCGATCCCGCAGGCATGAGCAACTACGGTCGCGTGCTGGAACAGGGGCGGGGCATTCCCGCCAATCCCGAAGAAGCCGCCCGCTGGTTTGACCTGGCCGCCCGCAAGGGCCAGCCCGTGGCCCAGTACAATCTGGGCATGCTTTACGAACTGGGACGCGGCGTGCCCAAAGACCTCAAGGCTGCCGCAGCCTGGTACAGCCGGGCGGCGGCCCAGCAGCAGACCGAGGCCCTTTCCCGACTCGGTCAGTTCTATCGCGCGGGGCTGGGGGTGCCCCAAAACCGTATGCGGGCCACCCTCCTGCTCTACGCCGCAGCCATGCAGGGCGAGGCCGGGGCCGTGCGCGCCCTGGAGGAAATGGCCGCTGAAGAGCCTGCGCGCCCGGCCGCCGTACTTTTTGGCCTGCGCCTGGACGCCACAGACCGCCCGACCGTACGCGACGCCCTGCGCCGCGCGGGCGCAACACCCAAACGCGAAGACGACGCCCATATCTGCGATATCTACGCCGCCGAACGGGTGGCCCCCGGCGCGTCGCAGCTGGCCGTATGCTACGGCCCCGGCGACCCGGCCCCCCTGGGTTTTCTGGAGCTGGACTACCTGGCCCCCAACAAAAAAACCGCCAGACAGATTGTCAGCATGGTCAGCCAACGCATGGGACAGCCCTCGGCCAGCGAAGGGGAGGACGCCCAGCTCTGGAACCTGGGCACGGTGGTGGTGGCCACCCGCTACGAACCCGCCCGCCGGCTCATGAGCCTCATGTACATGGTGCCCAAAGTCTACCACCTGACCCGGCAGGACTGA
- the metE gene encoding 5-methyltetrahydropteroyltriglutamate--homocysteine S-methyltransferase → MRTHILGFPSIGKARELKRALESFWQGQSDAAALDAVRRDLEARHWGIQQAAGLDMVVCGDFSFYDRMLDTTLMLGALPARFAPCAEDAPLDRYFALARGHAGRNLPALEMTKWFDTNYHYLTPELEADTPWTPGAHPVLESVRRARALGFTPKAALIGPFTWLALGKARQGTDPWALLERILPVYAALLRQLAPLCPLIQVEEPVLCTELLPARAADLFKNAYAALNTAAPDKILLTTYFGPLTRHLPLALGSGCAALHLDLTRGPGQLEPVLAGLPENMTLSLGLVDGRNIWKTDYARAAAPLERVASALGPERVLLGSSCSLLHCPVDATDETALPPQVRDRLAFAVQKCTELSELKAVALGRGADLLAANAAVLRQWRAHPEAVLPAVRERAAAVTPDMLRRAAPAPERRAAQAAWLRLPLLPTTTIGSFPQTAAIRQTRRAWKRGEINPEAYEAAIRAEIAHCIRKQEELGLDVLVHGEAERNDMVEYFGQQLGGFCFTQNGWVQSYGSRCVKPPVIYGDIYRKAPMTVSWSTYAQSLTSKPMKGMLTGPVTILCWSFVRDDLPRDQVCRQIALALRDEVADLEAAGIRIIQIDEAALREGMPGNSADAAVYLQWAVDAFLLASCGAAPATQIHSHMCYSEFNAILPAIARMDADVISIESSRSGMELLDAFARYDYRNQVGPGVYDIHSPRVPDTEEIAGLLRLALRHIPKERLWGNPDCGLKTRRWEEAWPALQHMVAAARQVRAELG, encoded by the coding sequence ATGCGAACCCACATCCTCGGTTTTCCCTCCATCGGCAAAGCGCGTGAACTCAAACGCGCCCTGGAATCCTTCTGGCAAGGCCAGTCGGACGCCGCAGCCCTTGACGCCGTACGTCGCGACCTGGAAGCCCGCCATTGGGGCATCCAGCAGGCCGCCGGGCTGGATATGGTAGTCTGCGGCGATTTTTCGTTCTATGACCGCATGCTGGACACGACCCTCATGCTCGGCGCCCTGCCCGCCCGCTTTGCGCCCTGCGCGGAGGACGCGCCCTTGGACCGCTACTTCGCCCTGGCGCGCGGCCACGCGGGACGCAACCTTCCGGCTCTGGAAATGACCAAGTGGTTTGACACCAACTACCACTACCTGACCCCGGAACTGGAAGCTGATACCCCCTGGACGCCGGGCGCGCACCCCGTGCTGGAATCCGTGCGCCGGGCCCGCGCGCTGGGTTTCACGCCCAAGGCGGCCCTTATCGGCCCCTTTACCTGGCTGGCTTTGGGCAAGGCACGGCAGGGCACGGACCCCTGGGCCCTGCTGGAACGCATTTTGCCCGTCTATGCGGCGCTGCTGCGGCAACTGGCCCCGCTCTGCCCCTTGATCCAGGTGGAGGAACCCGTGCTCTGCACGGAACTTCTGCCCGCACGCGCCGCCGATCTTTTCAAGAACGCCTACGCCGCACTCAACACCGCCGCGCCGGACAAAATCCTGCTGACCACCTACTTCGGCCCCCTGACCCGCCACCTGCCCCTGGCCCTGGGCAGCGGCTGCGCCGCCCTGCACCTGGACCTGACGCGCGGCCCCGGCCAGCTGGAACCCGTGCTGGCCGGCCTGCCCGAAAACATGACCCTCTCCCTAGGCCTGGTGGACGGCCGCAACATCTGGAAGACCGATTACGCCCGCGCCGCCGCCCCGCTGGAACGGGTCGCAAGCGCCTTGGGACCGGAGCGCGTGCTGCTGGGCTCCTCCTGCTCACTGCTGCACTGCCCCGTGGACGCCACGGACGAAACGGCTCTGCCCCCGCAGGTGCGCGACCGGCTGGCCTTTGCTGTGCAGAAGTGCACGGAACTTTCTGAGCTTAAAGCCGTGGCCTTGGGCCGGGGCGCAGATCTGCTGGCGGCCAACGCCGCCGTGCTGCGGCAATGGCGGGCACATCCCGAAGCCGTATTGCCCGCCGTGCGGGAACGGGCCGCCGCCGTGACTCCGGACATGCTGCGCCGGGCCGCGCCCGCACCGGAACGCCGCGCGGCGCAGGCGGCCTGGCTCAGGCTGCCCCTTCTGCCCACCACCACCATCGGATCCTTTCCGCAGACTGCCGCTATCCGCCAGACGCGCCGGGCCTGGAAACGGGGAGAAATAAACCCAGAGGCTTACGAGGCCGCCATCCGCGCCGAAATCGCCCACTGCATCCGCAAACAGGAAGAACTGGGCCTGGACGTGCTGGTGCACGGCGAGGCGGAACGCAACGACATGGTGGAATACTTCGGCCAACAGTTAGGGGGCTTCTGCTTTACCCAGAACGGCTGGGTGCAGAGCTACGGCAGCCGCTGCGTTAAACCGCCGGTTATCTACGGCGACATCTACCGCAAGGCTCCCATGACTGTGAGCTGGTCCACCTACGCCCAGTCCCTGACCAGCAAGCCCATGAAGGGCATGCTCACCGGCCCCGTGACCATTCTGTGCTGGAGTTTTGTGCGCGACGACCTGCCCCGTGACCAGGTCTGCCGCCAGATAGCCCTGGCCCTGCGCGACGAGGTGGCCGACCTGGAGGCGGCGGGCATCCGAATCATCCAGATCGACGAGGCCGCCTTGCGGGAAGGCATGCCCGGCAACAGCGCCGACGCCGCAGTCTACCTGCAATGGGCCGTGGACGCCTTTCTGCTGGCTTCGTGCGGCGCGGCCCCGGCCACCCAGATCCACAGTCACATGTGCTACAGCGAGTTCAACGCCATTTTGCCGGCCATTGCCCGCATGGATGCGGACGTCATCAGCATCGAATCCAGCCGCAGCGGCATGGAACTGCTGGACGCCTTTGCCCGCTACGACTACAGAAACCAGGTGGGCCCTGGCGTGTACGACATCCACAGCCCGCGCGTGCCAGACACGGAAGAAATAGCTGGTCTGCTGCGTCTTGCCCTGCGCCACATCCCCAAAGAGCGGCTCTGGGGCAATCCGGATTGCGGGCTCAAGACCCGCCGCTGGGAAGAAGCCTGGCCCGCCCTGCAGCACATGGTGGCCGCCGCGCGGCAAGTGCGGGCGGAACTGGGTTGA